The Haloplanus sp. CK5-1 genome contains a region encoding:
- a CDS encoding SWIM zinc finger family protein, with amino-acid sequence MNIDETTIRNLCTDAVFERGQKYRNERRIQRIERFDDVVTAVVQGSSQYDVTVELGEKTIDARCTCPYDDAGECKHVVAVLLDVAADPPQDESGRVDSVLQNVSADGLRPFLRDVLAEHPALRDQFLARFADTGKSVEEYRAEIENLFDRHTQDYPAVTDAIDFSHFFELAEQYHERERYLEAAAVYRALFEGIDDNEVSIDAAYDHYAKALQSALDGYVECVLAADSDQDEFEKYIGALEDQATSEQPANTEQFYRAIDDLEERR; translated from the coding sequence ATGAACATCGACGAAACGACCATCCGAAATCTGTGTACCGATGCCGTGTTCGAGCGGGGGCAGAAGTACCGCAACGAGAGACGCATCCAGCGAATCGAACGATTCGACGACGTCGTTACCGCCGTCGTACAGGGATCGTCTCAATACGACGTGACCGTCGAGCTGGGAGAAAAGACCATCGACGCCCGGTGTACGTGTCCCTACGATGATGCTGGCGAGTGCAAACACGTCGTCGCAGTGTTGCTGGACGTTGCCGCCGATCCACCCCAAGACGAGAGCGGACGTGTGGACTCAGTACTCCAAAACGTCTCGGCCGACGGTCTCCGGCCATTCCTACGCGACGTACTCGCCGAACACCCGGCTCTCCGTGATCAGTTCCTCGCACGCTTTGCCGACACCGGCAAATCCGTCGAAGAGTATCGCGCCGAAATCGAGAACCTGTTCGACCGGCACACACAGGACTATCCGGCCGTCACCGACGCCATCGACTTCTCGCACTTCTTCGAGTTGGCTGAGCAGTACCACGAGCGCGAGCGCTACCTGGAAGCCGCGGCCGTCTATCGCGCGCTGTTCGAGGGGATCGACGATAACGAAGTCAGCATCGACGCCGCATACGACCACTACGCCAAAGCCTTGCAGTCTGCCCTCGACGGATACGTCGAGTGCGTGCTCGCGGCCGATTCTGACCAAGACGAGTTCGAGAAGTATATCGGTGCGCTAGAAGATCAAGCGACGTCGGAGCAACCAGCGAACACCGAGCAGTTCTACCGGGCGATCGACGACCTCGAAGAGCGACGATGA
- a CDS encoding UPF0175 family protein, producing MASTSSEPTDELATAVGRYVLGELSLGRAAEEADMSRWEFEEVLENAGFTSLYGPRTDDDLQRELDVARDIDE from the coding sequence ATGGCGTCTACCAGCAGCGAGCCGACCGACGAGTTGGCAACTGCCGTCGGCCGGTACGTACTCGGTGAACTTTCGCTCGGTCGCGCCGCTGAAGAGGCGGATATGTCTCGCTGGGAGTTCGAAGAAGTGCTGGAAAACGCCGGCTTCACGTCGCTATACGGCCCGCGCACGGACGACGACCTGCAGCGGGAACTCGACGTGGCGCGCGATATCGACGAGTAG
- a CDS encoding universal stress protein: protein MYDSILLPVDGSEHAATIVRHAADLAQWTAATIQVVFVADTTRDSVTVVGGDVVDALEREGETIVGDVAETLDSLGVAHGTDVVQGSPAPEIVDYAERYDHDLIVLPTNGRTGISRYLLGSVTEKVVRLSDVPVLTARMQPDERLTFPYENVLVPTDGSPASAAAARHGLALASALDATVHVLAVVDDSSVGPDVRAGLSVDELERPATEAVDEVVAEADAYDLPHVETSVAQGPPAEVIREYVETSDIHAVVMGSSGRRGVDRILLGSVAEKTVRSALVPVITVHDRS from the coding sequence ATGTACGATTCCATTCTGCTCCCGGTCGACGGCAGCGAACACGCAGCCACTATCGTCCGTCACGCGGCCGACCTCGCCCAGTGGACTGCGGCGACGATCCAGGTGGTGTTCGTCGCCGATACGACTCGGGACAGCGTCACTGTTGTCGGTGGCGACGTCGTCGACGCACTGGAACGGGAGGGCGAGACGATCGTCGGGGACGTCGCGGAGACGCTCGACTCCCTCGGTGTGGCGCACGGAACCGACGTCGTTCAGGGCAGCCCAGCACCGGAGATCGTCGACTACGCCGAACGATACGATCACGACCTGATCGTCTTGCCCACCAACGGACGAACCGGTATCTCGCGCTATCTCCTCGGAAGCGTCACGGAGAAAGTGGTTCGGCTGTCCGACGTCCCCGTTCTGACCGCTCGAATGCAACCCGACGAGCGGCTGACGTTCCCGTACGAGAACGTCCTCGTGCCGACCGACGGGAGCCCTGCGTCGGCCGCGGCTGCCCGGCATGGCTTGGCTCTCGCGTCGGCACTCGACGCCACTGTCCACGTCCTCGCCGTCGTGGACGACTCCTCGGTCGGCCCCGACGTTCGCGCTGGGCTCTCCGTGGACGAACTCGAGCGACCGGCAACTGAGGCCGTCGACGAGGTGGTCGCGGAAGCCGATGCGTACGATCTGCCACACGTCGAAACGTCCGTTGCACAGGGGCCACCCGCCGAGGTGATCCGAGAGTACGTCGAAACGAGCGACATCCACGCGGTCGTGATGGGATCTAGTGGCCGCCGTGGAGTCGATCGAATCCTCCTCGGAAGCGTCGCGGAAAAGACGGTCCGATCGGCACTCGTTCCGGTCATCACCGTCCACGACCGGTCGTAG
- a CDS encoding AI-2E family transporter gives MNLSKGFLLALVVTLLGLSATLVEPFLQYVLGAVLLAYVLYPLQIRLETHVSPMVAALSLVILAVAGFVAPFVVVLATVVDSADRILRDADTDSVQLDVLEPWIGEFTGRQVDIVGSGRELGTVVFERSTQAFGTITFHVLGIALALFLVYYFLKDGDDLVDWLHRTVPLPMDIQRDLSTEINDVMWGVLFGHVFVAVVQGIVAGIGLAVAGVPNALFWTAVMIVLAMVPVVGAIPVWGGAVVYLYLTGEPLLAVGVFVYSVIVVGLTDDYLRPFAVDRYAKLNPAVIFLGILGGAYAFGIMGLFFGPVVLGALKTTLRVGLENWSRIDERGVG, from the coding sequence GTGAACCTCAGCAAGGGGTTTCTCCTCGCCCTCGTCGTCACCCTCCTCGGGCTGTCGGCCACACTGGTCGAGCCGTTCCTCCAGTACGTCCTCGGTGCCGTCCTGCTCGCCTACGTGCTCTATCCGCTACAGATCCGTCTCGAGACACACGTCTCACCGATGGTCGCCGCACTCTCGCTCGTGATTCTGGCGGTTGCTGGCTTCGTCGCCCCGTTCGTCGTGGTCCTCGCGACGGTCGTTGACAGTGCCGACCGGATCCTCCGAGACGCCGACACTGACTCGGTGCAGCTCGACGTACTCGAACCCTGGATCGGAGAATTCACCGGCCGACAGGTCGACATCGTCGGGTCGGGGCGGGAACTCGGGACGGTCGTGTTCGAACGGTCGACCCAAGCGTTCGGAACGATCACCTTCCACGTCCTCGGAATAGCGTTAGCGCTCTTCCTCGTCTACTACTTCCTCAAAGACGGCGACGACTTGGTCGACTGGCTCCACCGAACGGTCCCCCTCCCGATGGACATCCAGCGCGACCTCTCCACCGAGATCAACGACGTGATGTGGGGCGTTCTCTTCGGACACGTCTTCGTCGCCGTCGTCCAAGGGATCGTCGCCGGGATCGGACTCGCCGTCGCTGGCGTCCCCAACGCGCTGTTCTGGACAGCCGTCATGATCGTTCTCGCGATGGTCCCGGTCGTCGGGGCGATCCCCGTCTGGGGTGGGGCGGTGGTCTATCTGTATCTCACGGGCGAACCGCTGCTCGCCGTCGGGGTGTTCGTCTACAGCGTCATCGTGGTCGGACTCACCGACGACTACCTCCGTCCGTTCGCCGTCGACAGGTACGCCAAGTTGAATCCAGCCGTCATCTTTCTCGGTATCCTCGGCGGGGCGTACGCGTTCGGGATCATGGGACTGTTCTTCGGTCCCGTCGTCCTCGGCGCACTCAAGACCACGCTCCGCGTCGGCTTGGAGAACTGGTCTCGGATCGACGAGAGGGGCGTCGGCTGA